TTGCATGCGCGATCCCGGCGCAACGCGCCTCTCGAGTCGATCCAATCACAGCGCTGCGTTGCGATTGAGGAATCTGACGAAATCCAGCGACTAGATTATGTGGCTGCATCTCCCGAGGAAAAGAATGGCATGTGCCATCCCCACAGCGATTTCAGGTTAGGAACACCCTTTCCGAAGCAACGAATCAGTCAACAGATAGCAGCTTCTCACGATTGGAGGGAACAACGTAACCTTGCAGATGATTCGTAGCGGAGGGACGATGCTAAAACAGGTTTGCTGGTTGGCTGTCGCGTGCAGCGTAGTGCATGCACAAGAGAGATCCATCGCGGGCGATTGGATTGTTGATTTCGATTATCTCGGGAGCAAGATGTATGACCGCGCCCTTATCCAAGACGCGAATGGCAGCCTCTCGGGCAGTCTCCTTGGCCAGCCCTTTGTAGGAACACGGACTGGAACCAAGGTATCGTTCCACTCCACGAATGGAAGTGTCAGCGGCGAGGCCATCGTCACAGGGGATCGTTTTCAAGGAAGTGAAATCATTCGTTTGGGACCTCAGGATCCTCATCCATTGAAGCTGACGTTCGTTGCGACTCGGGTGCCACCACGTCCCGCGCGTCCGCCGATAACACACGATTTCACGCCGTCCGTTTTCTACCGCAGCTTCTCCGCTTTGAATCCGCCTGCCCTGCATATCGCACCGGGCGATACCGTAAGGACAGAAACTGTAGACAATGCCGGCGTAGATGGCGAAAACATCCGGCGTACGGCTGGAGGCGATCCCCAGACTGGTCCCTTTTATGTTGATTCAGCGATGCCGGGAGACATTCTTGCGGTTCACATCCTGAAGCTCACGCTGAATCGAGATACGGCCCAAAGTGACGATGTGATTTCCTATTCGGCAATGAATCGCGACCTCGCGGTGATGACAAAAGATAATAGAAGCGCTGTAACGTGGCACCTGGACCGTAAGCGCATGGTTGGGTGGCCCGAGAATCGGAGCGGACATCTATCGGCGTTTGAAGTTCCGCTGCGCCCTATGCTCGGCGGTGTGGGGACGGCAACTATCCCCGGCCCGCCTGCCCCGCCAACATTCGATTCTAGTAGTTCAGGAGGAAACATAGACTTCAATGAAATCGAAGCTGGATCGACAGTGTACTTGCCGGTCAATGTACCTGGAGGCCTCCTTTACATAGGTGATGGGCATGCGCTTCAAGGAGATGGCGAGCTTAACGGTTCCGCCTTGGAAACCTCTATGGATGTGGAGTTCTCGGTCGATCTGATTTCAAACAAAAGCATCAAAACGCCGAGAGTTGAAACTTCGGCATATGTGGCCGCGATTGGCTTCGACGGAAGTGTCGACGGCGCCTTGAGGGCCGCCACGGACGGTATGGCTGACTGGCTCGCTAAAGACTATGGCTTGACACCCTCCGAGATCGGCCAAGTCTTGGGTGTAGCGGCCGAGTACCGCATCGCGGAAGTAGCGGATCGCAATGCCGGAGTCGTTCTAAAAATCCGCAAGGACCTGCTCATGAAGCTGAACAAGTAGTTTGCAAGTCTTGTTCGTCCTTCATCACTTGGACACAGAAGTCACTTATGCCTTTACCAGTTCACGCCAGTATTAAAGCGCCTATTGTGTTCATTTCAACAGTAGCGCTCAGTTGGCTCACGGCACAGCTGCTGATTCGGATCCCTGGGGTGAGGAAAATCGTCGAGCACGAAACACATATGGTCGTCAGCGCTGGATCGTGGCAAAGTTCTAAACGCCTTTCCCGTTTCCGCTGTGGGAGTGCAGAGCATTGGAAATGACAAGCAGTGGAAAGCATGGAAAACCATAAAGCCGGTTTTCCACCCTTCCCACTCCTCTTGGAAATCCCTTCGGGATTCCCACATTCCCAATGCTCCGGCGACGGAGATATTCTTATTTCAGACCGGACCTAGCTAGCCTTCACCCAGAACCAGAGCCACTTTCTCCGCAAGGGGCTTGTAAACTCTCTCCCCGGTACAAAACGTAAATCATCTCCCGGTGTTCTCACCTCAGCCAAGGTTTGGTTTCCTATTTCGTGCGCGTCAGCGCACAGATCTATAGGGCCGGCGTTGCGGGCAGCACACAGGCCAGCATGATTGGGAAGCGGAAAACGCCGCTGGTAGGGGATTGGAGCGCGGGAAGGGGGAAGCATCCTTCCCGGCAATATGCTGCTTTTCAGGCAGACCCCGCCCCTTAGCTGTGAGCAGCTCTCTGTCACGACTGACGTTCCCATGAATTTCGCCGCTGGGAATAATACATTCCTAGCGGAAACATGCCGTTTCCTTGCAATGTACTCGAACACTTGTCATGTCCCTGAGATCTTCGATCAGAAGAGGACCGCGAGTGACTATGCGATGGATTGTAGGAGTCTTGAGCGTTCTACTGCTTGCACCTTACACGCGAGGACAACAGTACTGTCCCCAGGGATACCGAATTGAAGGCACCGTGACCGACCCGTCTGGAGCATTCGTCTCTGGGGCCTCAGTTCACGCTGGGGAGAGCCAAAATACAGTAACCGATGGTCGAGGACAGTTCGTCTTGCCATGTGTGTCCACTAAGGCAATTAGCGTCGAAGCAAATGGCTTTGCAACCCTAACCGCGAGGCCCAATGGCAGGCGAGGGGAGACCGCGCATCTGAATCTGCGGCTTGCCGTAGCTCAGGTCCAAACCGATGTCACAGTCGACTCCGAAACTACAGGGGTTGACTCGGGCAGCGGACCCGGCAGCACAGTCTTGGGAGCGCAGGACGTAAGTAGATTGCCTGATGATCCGGATGACTTGCGGCAACAACTACAAATTCTGGCCGCAGGCTCCGGAGGAGACCCCAATTCTGCAACAGTCGTAGTCGACGGATTTCAGAATACAAGTGCATTGCCTCCAAAGAGTTCCATCGCTTCGATTCGTATCAACCCTGATGTCTTTTCCCCGGAGTATCAGAAGCCGCAATGGAATGGCGGGCGAATTGAAATCACCACAAAGACTGGAACCGACAGCTTTCATGGAGCCCTGTTTCTAACCGATAGTGACAGCAGCTTCAATGCGAACAATCCGTTTTCCGTCGCTCCAACACCAGCCGGCAAACGACGTTATGGCGTTGAATTGAGCGGGCCTGCCGTTCCCAGAAAGCTGGATTTTGCTCTCGCATTGGAGAAGCGAGATATCGATGAGTTCAGTGTCGTGAATGCAACCTCCCTGAACAGCCAGGGAGATACCATACGAATCCGAGAGTCGATTCCAACACCACAAAGGCTATGGGTTGCCTCGGCCAGGACCGACTGGCAGGTAAATGCAAAGGACCTCGCCGCCCTTTCTTACTCGGCCAATGTCAATCATCAGAGCAATGAGGGCGTGGGAGGTTTGGTTTTGGCAGATGCTGGATACGACGGAGTGGTGAGTGAGTACGATCTCCGCTTCCGTAACGCTCTAACGATCAGCCCGAGTTTCTTACATGAGACCCGGGTCGGATTTTCATGGAAGCGTACACAGCAGACACCGATCTCTAGGGCTCCAGCGCTTCAAGTGGCGGGATACTTCACAGGTGGAGGCGCGACCAGCCAGAACCTGAATAATCGTGAGCGCGATCTTGAAGTCGATGATGAGGTGTTGCTTACCTGTGGGCCTCATGAGATCAAATTTGGTATGCAGGCGCTCGGCTTGTTCGTTCGCAACTACAATCCGGATACATTCAACGGCGCCTATGTCTTTGGTGGAGGAAGCGGCCTTGAACTCGACGCCAGCGGTCAACCAACCGGGCAGACGATCTACGTTGCTCCCCTAGAGCAGTATCGCCGGGCCCTTCTGAATCTTCCTGGCGGAAACCCGACGACTTACCAGATCACCACCGGTATTCCTCTGGTGCCGTTTACGCAGTGGCATGTTGGTTTCTACGTTCAGGACAATGTGAAACTCACACCTCATTTGAAGATAGGCACCGGAATCCGCTACCAGCTCCGAACGAATCCGTCGGGATATGCAGCAGTTGAACCCAGGATCGGTCTCTCCTGGGCACCAGACAACAAGGAGACATGGGTCATTCACCTCCGCGCAGGCTTGTTCACCGAACCTGTTGACCTAACACCTATCACGGCGGTCGAGAGACTCAACGGCATTCGGCAACAGCAGGTCACGGTGTATTCCCCGAGCTACACAGATCCCTTGCTACCAATATCCGGCTCGATCCAGACCGGTACGGTATACCAGTTCGCCCGCTCATACGGGCAAGCCCAGAATTTGCAGCTGAGCGCGGTTGCGGAACACGATTTCCCGCGAAAGTGGCATGTCATGGCGTCATACAGCTTCGGTGGGAATTGGCAAGAAACGCGCGCCATCAATATCAATGCTCCAATGGTCGGAACAAGTAGCGGAACGGCGCCAGATCCGCTCGCAGCTCTTCAGGCCCAACGTCCCATTGTGGCGGGGGAGAATATCATCCAGTATCAACAGTCCGGCCACTCGCTCGGGGACGTATACAAAGTGAGCATCGATCAGCACGGCTACAAGCGTTTTGGGGTCCGTCTGCAGTACTGGTATCTCCGCTTTCGAGAAAACCCCTTATCTCCTCAGTCAACGTACAGCAGTCAGGGAGACTCCGCTCGTCCAGACTGGATGCGGCACGGCGGGATTGCATTCCTGGGTAATGGCAAGCTTCCGCAGAACATCGATCTCGCGGTTCAACTGAGTGTCATGGCAGGCAGACCATTCAACATCACTACAGGTACAGATGCTAACGGTGATGGAAACTTCAACGATCGGCCAGCCTATACAACCGCTTCCGGTCCCAATGCCTATCAAACGCGTTATGGGCTACTCACATCGAATGCGGTCAACGGCGATGTTCCCTATAACGCAGGGACGATGCCCGGCGTTCTCTACCTAAACACGAACCTGAGTCGAGTCTTCACACTTAACCCGCACAACAAAGAGCATCCTCATATTCTGACGTTCAATGTCCGGGCCGAAAACTTACTGAACCACACTAATGTAAGTGCCGTGAACACGGTTCTCTCATCTCCAGCAGTGGGACAGCCTGTGGCGGCCGAGGCTGCAAGGCGGGTTGAGCTGGGAACACGATTTACCTTCTAACCAAACTGGCACGATAGGGATATGCTGAATGCGGCGTCAAAAGTAGAGGAGATTCGATGGATGCTGGAACGGTCAAATAGCGATCGAGGCATTGCCTATGCGGTCTCTGCACCGAAGCTCGACTCATTCGGTATTGCTACACTTTTTGCCGTCGCGAGCATTCTGGCGGTTCTAACAGCGCGCGAATGCCATTTGAATCTGGTCGTGCATCACATCGATGCATCCTTTATCCCTTCACTGTGCTACGGCCTCGCCACATGGTTGTGGTGGGCAGCCATCACTACAAGCCTGTGGGCCGTTGCTGTCCGCGTTGTGGCGGTCATCCGCTTTAGCATGCGTGTGGCAACCGTCCATTTCGCTGTGGCGAGTCTTCTTGCTGCAGCACATCTTAGCCTGCTGCGATATATGGTCGTCTGGGCATCTCAGACCTGGCCCGCATGGGGTGGCCTGTATCGAAATTATGGAACCCTAAATTGGGAACGCTTCGGTCTTGATCTGATCCTATATGGATTTATCTATGGAATCTCTTGCCTTCTACATTCAAAATTCCAGAACCAATACACGACGATTCAAAAGCTAGAAGTAGAGCGGCAGCTCACCCAAGCGCAACTCAAAGCACTCCAGATGCAAATGGAACCTCATTTCCTCTTCAACACATTAAATGCGCTCTCAAGTCTCGTCGCCCAGGGACGGAATAAAGAAGCATCGAGAACGCTGGAGCATCTGGATACGATCCTGCGAACTACCCTGCGCCGCAGAGCACCCGAAAAAGTTCCTTTTGCAGAGGAGCTGCGGGTTATCGAGAGCTATCTCGCTATCCAGCAGGTTCGCTTCGCTCACCGCCTTCAAGTGAAGATCGAAGCATCTCCTGAAGCGCTTGAAGGTCTTGTTCCATGCTTTCTCCTTCAGCCCCTCGTCGAAAATGCAATCCGGCACGGAATCGCTCCGATGGAAGGAGGCGGTTTGATCGAAACATCCGTCAAACGCGTTGGAAACCAATTGTGGTTGCAAGTCCGCGATAACGGGAGTGGCCCGAGCGCTTCCACCAAAGGACACGGTATCGGCATGCAGAACACGAAGGAACGTCTGGCATACTTCTATCCTGGCGCTCACGAAATTTGTGCAGTTGCTCCTGCCGAGGGTGGCTACGAAGTCACGATCCAAATTCCCTACGAGCGGAGACCTGCATGAGTCTTCGAACCTTGATCGTGGACGACGAACCTCTCGCCGTGGAGTTGCTCGGCCTCCTGCTCTCTGAACATGAAGATATCGAGGTAGTAGCCCAGTGCGGAAACGGAAGCGAGGCTGTTCGATATCTGCAGTCGACGCCAATCGACCTTCTTTTTTTGGATGTTGAGATGCCCAAAATGGGAGGCTTCGATGTGGTTGAGCGAATCGGATTGCAACAGATCCCTCCTACTGTCTTCGTGACAGCCTTCCACGAACACGCAGTGCGCGCATTTGATATTCACGCCGTTGACTACATCACGAAGCCGGTGAATCCAGAACGCCTTTCCCTGGCGTTACAACGGGTTCGGGAAAAGATCGCTTCCAGAACCGCTCTCCTGACGCAAGCACAGTTATCGGCTGTCTTGGAGGCATTGCGTAATGGCATACAGGAGCCGGCTCCTTATCTCACTCGCTTCTTGGTCAAAGTTGGCGAAAAGGAAGTCCTCGTGCCCGCGGAGAAGATCGATTGGATCGAGGCAGCGGAATACTATTGTTGTCTGCACGCTGAGGGGCATCAATATATGGTGCGAGAGCCGATTAGCGATCTAAGCAACAAGCTCGATCCCAGGCAGTTCTTGCGTATTCACCGTTCCTCGATCGTGAACCTCAACCGAATCCGCGAGATCTACCGCGAAGGTCCGTTCGATAGTTCCGTGATTCTTTTCAATGGACAGAGGTTGAAGATGAGTAAAACGGGACGTGCCAAGCTGAACGATCTGGTAAAGGTCTAGGACATACCCTTCGGACGAAGACTTTGTTCAATTGCGCGTGGCGACTCTTCGTTAGGTTGGGTGCTTATCCCTCCACAATCGAAGGAGTTCAACTTGCCGCGCCGGTGGAAGCGTATCCCGAAACGTATATCCCCCTAAATTGCCGAGGGCTGAAAACGATGCCAAGCAATCAAGCACGGTATCGCGAAGGGGCCGGATCTGCCATCCGGCCGTCAATGCTTTTTCATCGGAAATTTGCCCTTGAACAGGGCTTCCATCAAGACTTCCGTGGTCTGCGCGACAGTAAGGAAAGTTAAGCAACCAGTTGGAGAGAGATTGAGGGTAGACGCCCTGTTCTTGAAGGAAAGATTCTGGTACCCAGACTAGTTCGCTGTCCGAATGTATTGCGTTCTTGCATTGTTCCAAGAACGTTCTGAATGGCATCCAACGTCCCGCGAGATTGAAGGTCCCAAATATCGACTTCTCAATTGCGAGAAGCAGAAAATCTGCAATGTCCCTGACATCGACAACCGCCACGGGATGCTCTCCCGTTCCCGGAACAATTACTCCGGGCTGAGTTTGTAGGCGGCGAAGCCAGATCAGGAGATCGGGAGTATCATCACGAACCCCTTTTATCCCGCCGGGGCGAACTATCGTAAGCTTCTCGCCGACGATGTCAGCCAACCTACGTTCACTCTCTGCCTTGCCGCGACTATATCCGCTAGCTGCCACATTCCAAGGCGTGAGGGGGCTGTTCTCCGTCACATATGTCTGCTCGAAAGCAGTCTTGTCATAGGCGGCGATTGAAGAAATATAAAGATAGTGATCAGTTCGGTCTTTTAGAAGGCGTGCGGCTGATTCCGCTAGGACCGGATCGTTGGGCCACACATCGATAACTACATCCCAGTGCCTTGTTCCTAGGGCGGATAAATTCTGATCATCGAGGTTTGCACTGCGAAAACCTCGCAACTTCTCTACATTCGGGAAAAGCGAAGGGTTCGTGATCCCCCGATTAAAGAGGGTTACCGTATGTCCTTCTGCGATTGCCGCTTCCACAACGGCTGGGCCGAGGAAAAGTGTTCCTCCCAACACCAGTATTCGCCTCCCACGGACCTCTGCCTGCGACGGCAAGCAACATGCCATTGCTGCACCGGCCGAAATCAAGAGCGAGTTTTTCAGAAATGACCGTCGCCTCACGGGGATCACCCTCCCGGTCTCCGACTATTCCGGAAGCCTGACAATTTCGCGAATAGATTGCAGGGAAATGGCCAGAATGCGCGGTAGGAGTGCCAGAAACAGAGGTGAAATTCGAGAACGATCTCGCGTCTCCGGAATGTGCATCGAGCTATGGCAACGATATTTGGTGCTTTTTGCGCGCGAGATTGATCCAAACGATGCATACGAACTCGTCCACAAGGCTCTCACCGAACGCCTTGCGAACTTAGAAGCCCAAAAGAAGCTGGCGTATTCGACCGATGTGACCGCTTGAGTTCCATCCGCTTGACCGATCCCGCCCCGCGCGCTCGCTAGGCGCCGAGGAGAAAATCCCGGAATGGATCAACATCGTTCCCGATGAGTGCATTCAGGGCAATGCGCTTATTGAAGTCTGTCGTATAACCCGGTGTAGATCTCTGAACTCTGGATCGTGGACATCGCGTTCGAGAGAGAGGAATGAGGTTCTAGGAGATCAGAGCTTGCGACACGGCAGTTCTTCAATCGTGCCAGGCGCGAGGCGCTGGAAACATAGGCCGGTTGAGCAGGTGCAGTGGGTACAGTGGTGGTACACCCATCAGCTTTTTCCTATTGCGACAAAGTGCCGTAAATTACGGTCGCTCAACTACTTAGGGTTACGGTCAATTACGCTCACATTTCTTTATTTTTCAATAATTTACAGTGATATGCGGAGACTCATAATCCCTTGGCTGCAGGTTCGAATCCTGCCGGGCCCACCAAGCCACTTCTATTTCATAGCCAGAGGTGAGCAGGCGGTACAGTGCCGATCTGCGAGGCGGCTAATTTAAGGCTGAGCTACCACTCGCCCATCTTGGAGCGCAGCGGAAGCTACTGCGGTCGGCGAGCGACTCGGCGATGTTGCATCAATTGAGGCCGCATCGACTGCTGTCTGCGGAAAAGTTACCGAAAACCCCGTTTTCTAGGCTATTCGGAGCTGGCGGGACGTTTGCCGCCGGACTCCCTCAAGTGAAGCTCCAACTGCGAAGCACCTCCGGCGAATTGGCAATTTGAAGACTACGGATGGTCCTTATCAAAGACTGATTGCTGCTCAGTATCAAGTGATTTGCTCTCAGTCTCGAGGACTGATTGCCAGTCAGTACCGCCTTTGGGGTCGAGGGGGATGTAGATACAACGCGACTCCGGCGAACTATGCCAACTCTTCCCGTGAGGAAACGTTATTGTGGTTACCTCGAACCAGCGGACGGATCTGACACCTTCGGTCCCGATTGACGTTCCCAGGACGTTCTTTCGCGACTCTTCATCGTGAACGGTTTGCTGGACGTCGGGAAGCTCATCCTGTAACAAGGGTCGTGCCCCCCTGTACGCAGGTGGCCCGTAGAATACAACGTCGATGCTTTTAATGACGCGAGAGTATCTGATGTAAAGAGACGACGAGGCTCCTGCACCAAACTCGCGGTCGCGCACCGCTACCAATTTGAGTGGACAGTGCCGGGTCTGTGGGATGGTCGTAGACGGCGCTGGTTGCTGGGTGTCCGGTCGAGTCTTCAAGTGCGGAGCGGCGTGCGCGTCGTCCGGCACATATCCCAGAGATGTGTCGGAGAGGCTGCCGGGCAAGCTTGCAGCAGACGTAGCCGGGGCATAGGCCTTGACCTCGTTGTCCCATGCCACCCACATCTGCATGATGGCTGCGGCGTGGGCCTGCTCAGGCTGGACGTGAAAGGTGTGGACGATCTTCTCCACCGACGGAAGACTGGGCATTGGCGGGAATGCGATAGGGGCAGGAAAAGCCTGGCGGACCAGGAGGTTGGCGGTCTCCAGCAGAACGTTGCGGCGTGCGGCGTCTTCCCAGTTGATGGGCGCTCCAATGGGAATCGTATCTGCCGTGGACGTCATCTGCGAGGCGAGTGCGCGGGCGCTTCGCTGTCCGAGCGCTACTTCTTTCAGTGACTGGATGATGACCGGCAACTGGAGTGCAAGTCCACGCCGGGTCGCAACGATGCGTGTGTAATGCTGCTCATTGCCGAGATGGGACCCATCGGCGAATACAAGCGTATCGACGATGCCGTGGCAGCGCGCTTCCGAGTCAGCTATTTGGTACCTGGCTTTGCCACCCGGTGGAATGGGACCGAGGAGTGCAAAATATGCAAAGGCATCGTGTTCAAAGTAGTGCGCCGGAGGGCCTTGTGCGCAAAGCAACATTCCGGCGGACGCTATGATCGTTTCAGAACGATGATTCTCAATGACATGCAGCCAC
This genomic window from Terriglobus albidus contains:
- a CDS encoding acetamidase/formamidase family protein → MIRSGGTMLKQVCWLAVACSVVHAQERSIAGDWIVDFDYLGSKMYDRALIQDANGSLSGSLLGQPFVGTRTGTKVSFHSTNGSVSGEAIVTGDRFQGSEIIRLGPQDPHPLKLTFVATRVPPRPARPPITHDFTPSVFYRSFSALNPPALHIAPGDTVRTETVDNAGVDGENIRRTAGGDPQTGPFYVDSAMPGDILAVHILKLTLNRDTAQSDDVISYSAMNRDLAVMTKDNRSAVTWHLDRKRMVGWPENRSGHLSAFEVPLRPMLGGVGTATIPGPPAPPTFDSSSSGGNIDFNEIEAGSTVYLPVNVPGGLLYIGDGHALQGDGELNGSALETSMDVEFSVDLISNKSIKTPRVETSAYVAAIGFDGSVDGALRAATDGMADWLAKDYGLTPSEIGQVLGVAAEYRIAEVADRNAGVVLKIRKDLLMKLNK
- a CDS encoding carboxypeptidase regulatory-like domain-containing protein — protein: MRWIVGVLSVLLLAPYTRGQQYCPQGYRIEGTVTDPSGAFVSGASVHAGESQNTVTDGRGQFVLPCVSTKAISVEANGFATLTARPNGRRGETAHLNLRLAVAQVQTDVTVDSETTGVDSGSGPGSTVLGAQDVSRLPDDPDDLRQQLQILAAGSGGDPNSATVVVDGFQNTSALPPKSSIASIRINPDVFSPEYQKPQWNGGRIEITTKTGTDSFHGALFLTDSDSSFNANNPFSVAPTPAGKRRYGVELSGPAVPRKLDFALALEKRDIDEFSVVNATSLNSQGDTIRIRESIPTPQRLWVASARTDWQVNAKDLAALSYSANVNHQSNEGVGGLVLADAGYDGVVSEYDLRFRNALTISPSFLHETRVGFSWKRTQQTPISRAPALQVAGYFTGGGATSQNLNNRERDLEVDDEVLLTCGPHEIKFGMQALGLFVRNYNPDTFNGAYVFGGGSGLELDASGQPTGQTIYVAPLEQYRRALLNLPGGNPTTYQITTGIPLVPFTQWHVGFYVQDNVKLTPHLKIGTGIRYQLRTNPSGYAAVEPRIGLSWAPDNKETWVIHLRAGLFTEPVDLTPITAVERLNGIRQQQVTVYSPSYTDPLLPISGSIQTGTVYQFARSYGQAQNLQLSAVAEHDFPRKWHVMASYSFGGNWQETRAININAPMVGTSSGTAPDPLAALQAQRPIVAGENIIQYQQSGHSLGDVYKVSIDQHGYKRFGVRLQYWYLRFRENPLSPQSTYSSQGDSARPDWMRHGGIAFLGNGKLPQNIDLAVQLSVMAGRPFNITTGTDANGDGNFNDRPAYTTASGPNAYQTRYGLLTSNAVNGDVPYNAGTMPGVLYLNTNLSRVFTLNPHNKEHPHILTFNVRAENLLNHTNVSAVNTVLSSPAVGQPVAAEAARRVELGTRFTF
- a CDS encoding sensor histidine kinase, with the translated sequence MLERSNSDRGIAYAVSAPKLDSFGIATLFAVASILAVLTARECHLNLVVHHIDASFIPSLCYGLATWLWWAAITTSLWAVAVRVVAVIRFSMRVATVHFAVASLLAAAHLSLLRYMVVWASQTWPAWGGLYRNYGTLNWERFGLDLILYGFIYGISCLLHSKFQNQYTTIQKLEVERQLTQAQLKALQMQMEPHFLFNTLNALSSLVAQGRNKEASRTLEHLDTILRTTLRRRAPEKVPFAEELRVIESYLAIQQVRFAHRLQVKIEASPEALEGLVPCFLLQPLVENAIRHGIAPMEGGGLIETSVKRVGNQLWLQVRDNGSGPSASTKGHGIGMQNTKERLAYFYPGAHEICAVAPAEGGYEVTIQIPYERRPA
- a CDS encoding LytR/AlgR family response regulator transcription factor, whose product is MSLRTLIVDDEPLAVELLGLLLSEHEDIEVVAQCGNGSEAVRYLQSTPIDLLFLDVEMPKMGGFDVVERIGLQQIPPTVFVTAFHEHAVRAFDIHAVDYITKPVNPERLSLALQRVREKIASRTALLTQAQLSAVLEALRNGIQEPAPYLTRFLVKVGEKEVLVPAEKIDWIEAAEYYCCLHAEGHQYMVREPISDLSNKLDPRQFLRIHRSSIVNLNRIREIYREGPFDSSVILFNGQRLKMSKTGRAKLNDLVKV
- a CDS encoding NAD-dependent epimerase/dehydratase family protein, with product MLGGTLFLGPAVVEAAIAEGHTVTLFNRGITNPSLFPNVEKLRGFRSANLDDQNLSALGTRHWDVVIDVWPNDPVLAESAARLLKDRTDHYLYISSIAAYDKTAFEQTYVTENSPLTPWNVAASGYSRGKAESERRLADIVGEKLTIVRPGGIKGVRDDTPDLLIWLRRLQTQPGVIVPGTGEHPVAVVDVRDIADFLLLAIEKSIFGTFNLAGRWMPFRTFLEQCKNAIHSDSELVWVPESFLQEQGVYPQSLSNWLLNFPYCRADHGSLDGSPVQGQISDEKALTAGWQIRPLRDTVLDCLASFSALGNLGGYTFRDTLPPARQVELLRLWRDKHPT